One region of Pseudomonas sp. B21-040 genomic DNA includes:
- a CDS encoding deaminase domain-containing protein yields the protein MNMPSPTTSPSDLSEEQHLPFSAAMEYQGVLSDYDTLIAALRKPDFSSKDLETFIVLQSTSLLRAQDKEPGTLKLVQMINHYGISPWDPGNAAEHRATIHTLEEKRARYSLQLDSGVDIEAINRTPDKKDLKLLATIQKASPKDGMTLDSLIAQLTDRDIIDIVKRFLPESQTSLFSHFEKNTSPRPTIEQVRATPMVFLEKILRSAESQRLGSLLLEGLNWYGGKPGEDASAGVRIKLISKAIRLWTNTSRNDKPENISGYPWQQRSNWGKSYQNIWAEFEQHLFDSKRASSMVEAILLARLFQTEFPTEFQVCDIPPDLPYRSSVVWVNFVHGVTLAEAMEPDLIQRMSFQQLVDFPLRQSMQASPQELELITLCRMPATLEWAITNGVVTERTDSDYSLEEKTQSIKSLDEHTDALRKAIIQLDVDYPKRFSIAEREMRTYFRDSLRWTPVGFREVFGNRTHFPFISDGRKLIEDFESSEAGGFLRTPPLRDKIYTFQDVYMSGRLNRSWHITQQDGTRKSAYRISLNTDRTINSNDPSFPAALKRKPLPDATQLFEAEFKSYLDLSKSAYQTLLKSLLTSLPHDERQAIELGEVKIYTLRKSTNEIELEDETPDITLPLRLRMGFILHLSYKSRASFYECLPRAGIIRLRTDFLLSMLGGTVSSQLTPVPLVNFKAVSFRHKTRVPFDWQAHEAGSFPKKDAVCEAIIDQFGKTFTAPSIGIENEQSARPSVTSSRATELSNYIADHFFYHDEKLLHASAKGETEIERIAARPHWLVSVKGFIPFWGGIEDLLSGDPKKRVWAIFGLIVDAASFALPLGKFVSGSVKLASIAVRSGVRAALPRFGALAEKLLISSVQNAIPFYGLPTLALRLSRGTLRGLYAGVKFAAKKSYNSLKPALGRANTYNFIEGLPQVNDPGRWRPLTQSDQLATFRGLDDVPVRNIGSTTKPAHYLIDPLSAKPYGPVLKVSEKELSIGPSMYPTVRENSEALLFNIPENTRVNEVLEIDGRTTLFIDDVPYRLDGDALRRADLRDARETLKPIPCRPRRAPGSVCETSYAWRDPAPTPAAGTFDETKGWAPWFGDSIYTSAITGRVPLLKTVNYPGRLMATIEYQKGIYGRIKANISGRGSQFDTFKTGAIIVPALDGSKHYIFTRLGAGDFYVAERFAGQSLTAPLTLRKAKTSPHDVVEELKKVYIGSLNANNMARIYGINRVERALKAMDDIAIPIGGHTNPPQTLKHLNVDTSPAEAVLFDHSTRMIVRHSTDGAATWSLSRTAPDSARETTAEIFNTLFCKTVVTVESSVRGAPKALKIDNTMRQLQIEISKKLNRPIHSSRNIAFAEIKTKAGVREVYVSVSGNQGDTHFLPLFSRSRQTNEVKVDGTSYFNIDHDINFPQTSLSVSDSGKLRAIPHTIDNIETYTPALTSRPTSLDTESKLISAIRDKYPDPKELDSITIATTMAPCDSCAIVMKQFSYDGNPDALGVIWK from the coding sequence ATGAACATGCCGTCACCTACAACATCACCGAGTGACTTATCAGAAGAACAACATCTACCATTCTCCGCGGCCATGGAGTACCAAGGTGTGTTGTCCGACTACGACACACTTATCGCCGCTCTGAGAAAGCCCGATTTCTCATCAAAAGACCTGGAAACCTTCATAGTTCTCCAATCTACTTCCCTCCTCCGCGCCCAAGATAAAGAACCAGGCACCCTCAAGCTTGTACAAATGATCAACCATTACGGCATCTCCCCCTGGGATCCGGGAAACGCCGCTGAACATCGTGCGACGATTCACACCCTGGAAGAAAAGCGCGCCCGCTACTCGCTGCAACTGGACAGTGGTGTTGATATCGAAGCGATCAATCGCACCCCAGACAAAAAAGACCTTAAGCTCCTGGCAACCATCCAGAAGGCCTCACCGAAAGATGGCATGACCCTCGATAGCCTGATCGCTCAACTGACGGATCGGGACATTATCGACATCGTTAAGCGATTCCTCCCCGAATCACAAACTTCACTCTTTAGCCACTTCGAAAAAAACACCTCCCCTCGCCCGACCATCGAGCAAGTTCGCGCGACGCCGATGGTTTTTCTCGAAAAAATTCTGCGCTCTGCGGAGTCCCAGCGACTAGGAAGTTTATTGCTGGAAGGATTGAACTGGTACGGCGGAAAACCGGGTGAGGATGCCTCTGCCGGGGTACGAATCAAATTAATCAGTAAAGCCATTCGGCTCTGGACAAATACATCACGGAACGACAAGCCAGAAAACATTTCCGGGTACCCTTGGCAACAGCGCTCAAACTGGGGAAAGAGTTACCAGAACATCTGGGCGGAATTCGAGCAGCATCTATTCGACAGCAAACGAGCGTCCTCAATGGTTGAGGCCATCTTGCTCGCTCGCTTGTTCCAAACCGAATTTCCAACAGAGTTTCAAGTCTGCGACATCCCGCCCGACCTGCCCTATAGAAGTTCCGTCGTCTGGGTCAATTTCGTTCACGGAGTCACGCTCGCTGAAGCCATGGAGCCGGACTTGATCCAGCGCATGAGCTTCCAGCAATTGGTGGATTTTCCGCTTCGGCAGTCTATGCAAGCCAGTCCACAAGAGCTGGAACTCATCACCCTGTGCAGAATGCCTGCAACTCTCGAATGGGCGATTACCAATGGTGTTGTTACTGAGAGAACCGACTCGGATTACTCACTTGAGGAAAAAACTCAATCTATCAAGTCACTCGACGAACACACCGACGCCTTGAGAAAAGCGATCATTCAACTGGACGTCGACTACCCAAAAAGATTTTCTATCGCCGAGAGGGAGATGAGGACGTATTTCAGGGACTCTTTACGCTGGACGCCTGTAGGATTCAGAGAAGTCTTTGGCAACCGAACCCACTTTCCGTTCATCTCTGACGGGCGAAAGTTAATTGAAGACTTCGAATCCAGTGAAGCAGGTGGGTTTTTACGAACACCACCGCTACGGGACAAAATCTACACCTTTCAAGACGTCTACATGTCAGGGAGGCTGAACAGAAGCTGGCATATCACCCAGCAGGATGGAACACGCAAAAGCGCGTATCGAATCAGCCTCAACACAGACCGTACAATTAACTCCAATGATCCCAGTTTTCCTGCCGCACTGAAGCGAAAACCCCTGCCAGATGCGACGCAGTTATTTGAGGCGGAATTCAAAAGCTATCTCGATTTGAGTAAAAGCGCGTATCAAACACTACTGAAAAGCCTGCTGACATCACTCCCCCATGATGAACGCCAAGCCATAGAGTTGGGCGAGGTAAAGATCTACACCTTGAGAAAATCCACCAACGAGATAGAGCTAGAAGACGAGACACCCGACATCACGCTACCGCTGCGGCTTCGAATGGGTTTTATTCTGCATCTCTCTTACAAATCCCGGGCTTCCTTTTACGAATGTTTACCACGTGCAGGGATTATTAGACTGCGTACGGATTTTTTATTATCCATGCTTGGCGGAACAGTAAGCTCCCAGCTAACCCCAGTGCCCCTCGTTAACTTTAAAGCCGTTTCTTTTCGCCATAAAACAAGAGTGCCGTTTGATTGGCAAGCTCATGAAGCCGGTAGTTTTCCAAAGAAAGATGCAGTGTGTGAGGCAATTATTGATCAGTTTGGTAAAACATTTACCGCCCCTTCCATTGGCATCGAGAATGAGCAATCGGCGCGCCCAAGCGTAACGAGTTCCCGAGCAACGGAACTTTCAAACTACATTGCCGACCACTTTTTTTACCATGACGAAAAACTGCTTCATGCTTCGGCCAAGGGCGAAACCGAGATTGAGCGTATCGCCGCGCGCCCTCATTGGCTGGTCTCCGTCAAAGGGTTCATACCGTTTTGGGGAGGCATAGAAGACCTGCTTTCAGGCGACCCGAAAAAAAGGGTATGGGCCATTTTTGGTTTGATTGTGGATGCGGCCTCGTTCGCGCTTCCCTTGGGGAAATTCGTATCGGGCTCAGTGAAGCTGGCCTCCATTGCAGTCCGCTCGGGTGTACGCGCTGCACTTCCGCGATTTGGCGCACTGGCTGAAAAACTGCTTATTTCATCCGTACAAAACGCAATTCCTTTCTATGGCCTTCCGACGCTGGCACTACGGCTCTCACGCGGAACTCTGAGAGGTTTGTATGCAGGCGTTAAATTCGCAGCCAAAAAGTCTTACAACAGCTTGAAGCCTGCACTCGGTAGAGCAAACACGTACAACTTCATCGAAGGCTTGCCTCAGGTCAATGATCCAGGCCGCTGGCGCCCCCTCACACAGAGCGATCAATTGGCGACCTTTCGCGGACTCGACGATGTCCCTGTACGCAACATCGGCTCGACCACCAAGCCCGCACACTATTTGATCGACCCCCTATCCGCCAAACCCTATGGGCCTGTATTGAAAGTGTCGGAAAAAGAACTGTCCATCGGGCCATCGATGTATCCGACCGTCAGAGAAAACAGCGAAGCACTGCTGTTCAATATCCCCGAAAACACTCGCGTAAACGAAGTCCTTGAAATTGACGGCCGAACGACGCTGTTCATCGACGACGTGCCGTATCGACTGGACGGCGACGCCCTACGGCGCGCAGACCTGCGGGATGCCCGGGAAACGCTCAAGCCGATACCTTGTCGGCCACGACGCGCCCCAGGGTCCGTTTGCGAAACCAGTTACGCATGGCGCGATCCCGCTCCGACGCCGGCCGCCGGCACATTCGACGAAACCAAAGGCTGGGCTCCATGGTTCGGGGACAGTATCTATACCTCAGCCATAACGGGGCGCGTTCCGTTACTGAAGACCGTGAATTATCCTGGCAGGCTCATGGCTACGATCGAGTATCAGAAAGGGATTTACGGAAGAATCAAAGCGAACATCTCCGGCCGCGGGAGTCAATTTGATACCTTCAAGACCGGCGCTATCATTGTCCCGGCACTGGACGGTTCGAAACACTATATTTTCACCCGACTGGGCGCCGGCGATTTTTACGTCGCCGAGCGCTTTGCGGGGCAAAGCCTCACCGCGCCCCTGACTTTGCGCAAGGCAAAAACATCGCCCCACGATGTGGTAGAGGAGTTGAAGAAGGTTTATATCGGCTCGCTGAATGCCAATAACATGGCCAGAATTTATGGTATTAACCGCGTCGAGCGCGCCTTGAAAGCCATGGATGACATTGCCATACCGATCGGTGGCCATACCAATCCACCCCAGACCCTTAAACATCTCAACGTGGATACCAGCCCCGCGGAAGCCGTGTTGTTCGATCACTCGACAAGAATGATCGTGCGTCATTCAACCGACGGTGCTGCGACGTGGTCACTGTCCCGGACGGCGCCGGACAGTGCTCGTGAAACCACTGCTGAAATCTTCAATACACTCTTTTGCAAAACGGTTGTCACTGTGGAGTCGTCGGTTCGGGGCGCACCCAAGGCCTTGAAAATCGATAACACGATGCGACAACTGCAAATAGAGATCAGTAAAAAACTGAATAGGCCGATACACAGTTCCAGAAACATTGCGTTCGCCGAGATCAAGACGAAGGCCGGGGTGCGTGAAGTGTATGTCAGTGTTTCTGGCAATCAAGGGGACACCCATTTCCTGCCCCTGTTTTCCAGAAGCAGACAGACAAACGAAGTGAAAGTAGACGGCACCAGTTACTTCAACATAGATCATGACATCAACTTCCCGCAGACATCACTTAGCGTCTCCGATTCCGGCAAGCTACGGGCGATCCCTCACACCATCGACAACATCGAAACATACACACCTGCGCTCACGTCGCGCCCTACCTCACTGGACACCGAGAGCAAGCTCATCAGCGCCATACGAGACAAATACCCTGACCCTAAAGAGCTGG